In Ipomoea triloba cultivar NCNSP0323 chromosome 7, ASM357664v1, a single genomic region encodes these proteins:
- the LOC116024381 gene encoding uncharacterized protein LOC116024381 has product MSSVAVDISRFFLFEVTGDSSEVVSSSVTEDFWADDDAQSCSCDSSDAQSIRLFSGEEERLGSSCCVENGGEEEEDEEDEEDGDEVNQSENRGGVGPLQKQNESSSKVQGGGSVELVNEKDRDRLFWEACLAS; this is encoded by the coding sequence ATGTCGAGCGTCGCCGTCGACATCTCCCGCTTCTTTCTATTCGAGGTCACCGGCGATTCGTCCGAGGTTGTTAGCTCTTCCGTGACGGAGGATTTTTGGGCCGACGACGATGCGCAATCGTGCAGCTGCGACAGTTCCGACGCACAGAGCATTCGTCTCTTCTCCGGCGAAGAGGAGCGGCTGGGATCTAGCTGTTGTGTTGAGAATGGCGGCGAAGAAGAGGAAgacgaagaagacgaagaagacGGAGACGAAGTTAACCAGAGCGAGAATCGAGGAGGAGTGGGCCCGCTACAGAAACAGAATGAATCATCATCGAAGGTGCAGGGGGGTGGTTCTGTAGAGTTGGTGAATGAAAAGGACAGGGATAGGCTATTCTGGGAGGCTTGTTTGGCATCGtaa